CCGCGGTGAACTTCAGCTACAGGACCGCATGGGCAACGTCCTCCTTCGTACGAGCGTTCGCGGCAGCCGCTAGCACCACCTCCCGCCGGCAATCTCACGGTTAACAATCCTCTGAATCAGGTACCTTGCTTTCGTTGCGCGTCCGGGCGCAGCTAGGAGCGAAGGAGAACCGTGGCTACGAAGAACGTCGAGGAGAAGAAGGCCGACCGTGAGGACCCGGGCGAGAAGCTCGACCGGGAACTCGCCGAGTTGCACCAGGAGTTGCGAGTGACCCTTCCCGGGGTCGAGGTCCTGTTCGGTTTCCAGCTTGGGCTGCCGTTCACCCAGCGGTTCAACAGCATCACCGCCTTTCAGGAAGTGGTCTATCTGGGATCCTTCCTGGCAACGGCCGTGGTGAGCTGCCTTCTCATCGCCCCGGTTGCCTTCCACCGCCTGCGCTGGCGGCAGTACGACAAGGAGAAGCTCCTGCGGCTGGGCAACCGGATGCTTGTGACCGGTCTGGCTTTTCTGGCCGCGTCGCTCGCCGGCATGGTCTTCGTGGTGACCGACATGATCCTCGGCCGCAGCTTCTCGGCCGTCATGGCCGGGGTTCTCCTCTTGCTGTTCGCCTGGTTGTGGTTTGCCCTGCCGCTCAGCCGCAGGTTGCAGGAGGACGACTGATCTGCCACTCAGGGTGTTGGCTGTTACTCTCTAAGTAGGCCATTTTCATCGAGCGGGCCGGGTAGGAGACGGTTTTTGTTGCACCAACCACTCTCCTTCAGGAGGGCTTTCGCCTCTCTTCTGATGCTCGCCGCCATTTTTACGACGGTGGTCACCTTCGCACCGCCGTCAGCCGCTGCAACCGGGTTCTCGGTCAGCCCCGACTTTCCTACTGCTGTGACTCCCGGCCAGACCAACGTCCCGGCCTCGGTGTTGCTGGTCAACAACTCGAACCTCATCGAAGCGATCGGGGAGGTCCAGGTGACCTCCCTTCGCATGGTGCCTTCCTGCTCGAACCCGGCCGACACGGGGTGCGACGACCCGGGATCGGTAGCCGACCCGGGCGCCTTCGTAGTCAGTCCCACCGGAACCGGGCGAGCCGGCACCGGCTGCGCCAACCAGTCGTTCGACATCACCACGACCTCACCCGCCACCGGCGAGGTGAGGTTCGCACCCATCAACCAGGGCCTTTTCCTGCTCCAGCAGCCTCTGTTGTCGAACGAACAGCACCGCTGCGTCATCGACTTCACCTTCAGCGTGAACCGGGTCCCCAACCACGATGCCAACGCGGTCGCTCTCGGAGTCCAGACCTCCCAGGTGGCGCGGGTTGAGGGGGCCCACTGGCTGCTCGGCTCGCCGGGCGCGGCCGCGGGCACGGACGTCACAACCGTTACGCCCCCGCCCCGGTCGGACTCGGCCCTTGCCGATTTCAACGGGAATGGGAGCACCGACGTCGGGGTGTGGCGTCCATCCTCGAGCCAGTGGTTCATCAAGGACCAGTTTGTGCGGAGTTGGGGGTGGACCGGCAACATCCCGGTTGCGGGCGACTACGACGGCAACGGCACCAGCGATGTCGCGGTGTTCCGTCCCCCGAGCGGCCAGTGGTTCGTCGCAGACCAGAGCACGACCTTCTGGGGCCTGCCCGGTGACGTCCCGGTGCCCGCCGACCACGACGGAAACGGCTCGACCGACATCGCCGTGTGGAGGCCCTCCTCCGGGCAGTGGCACATCCCAGGGCAGCCGGCCGTCAGCTATGGCCTCTCCGGCGACATCCCGCTCCCCGCGGACTACGACGGCAACGGCACCGCCGACCTGGCGGTCTGGCGCCCTTCCAGCGGCCAGTGGTTCGTCCGCAACCAGCTGACCCAGAGCTGGGGCCTCTCCGGCGACATCCCGGTTCCTGCCGACTACGACGGCAACGGCACGGCGGACCTGACGGTTTGGAGGCCGTCGAACGGCGCGTGGTACACGTTCAACGGGCCGATAGTGAGCTGGGGCCTGCCGGGCGACGTCCCGGTTCCCGGGGACTACGACGGGAACGGCACCATGGACCGGGCCGTCTACCGCAACGGCCAGTGGTATTTCCACGTCAATTCGACGACCCTCAGCTACGGCTTGAGCGGCGACGCCCCCACGCCGCTTCCCCCCGCCCTCTATATGCGCCTGGTCGGCCAGGGAGGTTGACGTCCCCCGGGGTCTCGTCTAGACGCACATTTCTCTGCAATCGACCCGGCCGTACGGCTAGATCAGGCACTGTGTTTCCCGTTCCGGTTAAGGTGGAAGCAAGGAGATGCGATGACTTCGGGCGACGATAAACCTCAAGAGGCGTGCGGAGTCGTAGGTATCTACGCTCCGGGGCAGGAGGTTGCCAAACTTACCTACAACGCCCTTCTCGCCCTCCAGCACCGCGGCCAGGAGTCGGCCGGCATCACCGTCGTCGACAACGGACTGATGACCACCTTCAAGGAGATGGGCCTCGTCGCCCAGGTCTTCAACGAGAACGTGCTCAACTCGCTGACCGGCGACATCGCCATCGGCCACGTCCGCTACTCCACGACGGGCTCCAGCACCTGGGAGAACGCCCAGCCCATCTACCGTCACTACGGCAAGCTCGGCGCCGCCCTCGGGCACAACGGCAACCTGGTCAACACCATGCAGCTTGCCGCCGACCTGGCCGGTGACGACGAACGCCAGCGTGGGGTGTCCAACGACTCGGACGTGATTGCCGAGATGATCGTCACCTGCGGCAAACCCACAGTCGAGGAGGGCATCCTCGACACACTCCCCAAGCTCCAGGGAGCGTTCAGCCTGGTGGTCCTGGACGACCACACCGTCTTCGGTGCCCGTGACCCTCACGGCCTTCGCCCGCTGGTGCTCGGCGCCCTGGGCGCGACAGGCTACGCCCTGGCCTCCGAGACCTGCGCCCTAGACACCATCGGCGCCACCTTCATCCGGGAGGTTGAGCCGGGGGAGATGGTGGTCATCGACGACACCGGCGTCCGCAGCCACCGCTACGCCGAAGCCACTCCGTCGCTCTGCGTATTCGAGTACGTCTACTTCGCCCGCCCGGACTCGATCCTCTACGGCAAGAGCGTCCAGAAGGCCCGCTACCAGATGGGCATGAAGCTGGCCGAGGAGAGCCCGGCCGACGCCGACATCGTCATCCCGGTCCCCGACTCCGGCCGGGGGGCGGCAGCCGGCTACTCGCAGACCTCCAAGCTCCCCTACGTCGACGGCTTCGTGAAGAACTCCTACGTCGGCCGCA
This genomic interval from Actinomycetota bacterium contains the following:
- a CDS encoding DUF6328 family protein translates to MATKNVEEKKADREDPGEKLDRELAELHQELRVTLPGVEVLFGFQLGLPFTQRFNSITAFQEVVYLGSFLATAVVSCLLIAPVAFHRLRWRQYDKEKLLRLGNRMLVTGLAFLAASLAGMVFVVTDMILGRSFSAVMAGVLLLLFAWLWFALPLSRRLQEDD
- a CDS encoding VCBS repeat-containing protein, giving the protein MLAAIFTTVVTFAPPSAAATGFSVSPDFPTAVTPGQTNVPASVLLVNNSNLIEAIGEVQVTSLRMVPSCSNPADTGCDDPGSVADPGAFVVSPTGTGRAGTGCANQSFDITTTSPATGEVRFAPINQGLFLLQQPLLSNEQHRCVIDFTFSVNRVPNHDANAVALGVQTSQVARVEGAHWLLGSPGAAAGTDVTTVTPPPRSDSALADFNGNGSTDVGVWRPSSSQWFIKDQFVRSWGWTGNIPVAGDYDGNGTSDVAVFRPPSGQWFVADQSTTFWGLPGDVPVPADHDGNGSTDIAVWRPSSGQWHIPGQPAVSYGLSGDIPLPADYDGNGTADLAVWRPSSGQWFVRNQLTQSWGLSGDIPVPADYDGNGTADLTVWRPSNGAWYTFNGPIVSWGLPGDVPVPGDYDGNGTMDRAVYRNGQWYFHVNSTTLSYGLSGDAPTPLPPALYMRLVGQGG
- the purF gene encoding amidophosphoribosyltransferase, with translation MTSGDDKPQEACGVVGIYAPGQEVAKLTYNALLALQHRGQESAGITVVDNGLMTTFKEMGLVAQVFNENVLNSLTGDIAIGHVRYSTTGSSTWENAQPIYRHYGKLGAALGHNGNLVNTMQLAADLAGDDERQRGVSNDSDVIAEMIVTCGKPTVEEGILDTLPKLQGAFSLVVLDDHTVFGARDPHGLRPLVLGALGATGYALASETCALDTIGATFIREVEPGEMVVIDDTGVRSHRYAEATPSLCVFEYVYFARPDSILYGKSVQKARYQMGMKLAEESPADADIVIPVPDSGRGAAAGYSQTSKLPYVDGFVKNSYVGRTFIQPSQAIRQRGIGNKLNPIAHLIEGKRLVVVDDSIVRGNTTRQIVRLLRHAGAKEVHMRISSPPIKWPCFYGIDTANRDELIGGHKSVDEICAHIEADSLAYLSEEGMIEATETAADKLCTACFSSNYPIPVPVEVKLTKKMLEVEGAPQ